The sequence TTCGCAGCCATGTGCACATGTCGCTTAAACTTCATGTGGCTTATTTTTGGCTCCGCGCCTTTTACCCAAAAGCACTCCTCTTTTGGACAATTTCGTTATATAGTTTTTTTCCTTATCTCAACGAGTTTTTATGGCAAATATCCGGCAAAACGGTATTGCTCCTTGACTTTGTGTCTCAATTTGGTAGATCATTACTGGAAAGAAAAGTACTTGACGTTATTTTTTATAAAAAAGTCACCGGCAAACCCGGGTTGTCACGTTCAAGATTGGTTATGGGCCAAGCCGCGGTTAAAAACCAAGTTGGCCCGTGGTCGTTATATCGGCCGGCGAAAGGACATCGTCTGACATAACTTTTACCTGGCCCCGATGCCGGTACAATTTATGGGGGACATTATGATTCGCAAACTCATCCTAGTATTGAGCATCCTAATCTGGATAACCATGTGCAGCACAGCATCGGCAGTGGACTTGGGAATAATCACCGGCGGCAAAAAAGGTACTTACTTTCAATTCGGTTTGAACCTGATGAAATTAGGCAAGAAATACGGATATAATATTCATGTCTACAACTCCCGGGGATCTGTGGAAAATGTATATGCCGTGTACAAGCGTCCCAAGACCCAGATGGGTATTGTCCAGTCCGATGTGCTGGCATTTGTGCTTAAGGTGAAATCCAATGAAGTCCTAAAGCGCATCGCAAAAAAAACCAAAATGGTTTTCCCTTTGTATAACGAAGAGATCCATCTGCTCGGTAAAACTGAAGTTGTGTCATTTGATGACCTTGAAAACAGGCGGGTGGCCGTGGGCAAGGAAGGTTCGGGCACCTATCTCACAGCCAAGCTCCTTTTTGAGATTTCGGGCATCAAACCGGCCCAAACCCTGGCCGTGGGCACGGAAAAGGCCTTGTTCATGCTCAAATCCGGCAACATTGACGCCATGTTCTATGTGGCCGGATTTCCCGTGGCCCTTTTTTCCGAGCATGTCACAGCCGGGGACGGCTTGCACATCGTGCCCATCGGAAACAAAAGCATTACTGAATTCTATCCCATTGCCCAGATTCCGGCCGGCACCTATCCATGGCAGAGCCAAGCCATATCCACCGTTGCGGTCAAAGCGGTGCTGGTGTCCTTTAATTTCAGAGGGAACAACTGTGATTACGTGGGAGAATTTGCCAACATTGTCTACGACAACCTGGACTGGCTCCAACAAAACGGTCATCCGAAATGGCAAAGTGTAGACCTGGACTACCCCCTCAAAGGATGGGAACAGTATGACTGCGTTAAAAAATACCGCACAAGCGGAGATTCTGGAGAAACGAATCAGCCTATGCAAAACAATCCTCTGCTGAATGCCATTAAGGAGATCCTTTAACCTGGCCTGACGGAACAGGCAGGCTAAGAGAAAAGCACTCCATGTATTGCAGCCATTTTAACCTGAAAAAAAAGCCCTTTCAGCTCAGCGCAGATAATAGCTTTCTGTGGCTGGGCAACACCCACGCCAGGGCTTTAGACCTGCTTAAAACCGGCATTGACGAGGCCCAGCGACTGATGGTCCTCTCCGGAGACATCGGCACGGGCAAGACTACTTTGATCCATGAATTGTGCCATTGCTTGCCCCAAACGACCGCAGTCGCCCATATTACCGATCCGAGCATTGAACGCCACTATCTGTTTCTTTCCATTGCCCAGGGGCTGGGGTTTGATGGGCTTTATGGGGAAGGAGAAAAGTTTGCTCCGGTACTGTGGGCTTTTTTAAAGCGCCAGAGCCAAGCCCAAAAAAAATGTCTGATCATTATTGACGAGGCCCACCTGATTCCGGAGCAATTTTTGGCCCTGCTTTCCTCCTGGGCCAAATTTGCGCCGGAAAATACCCTCACCCTCATCCTTGCCGGCCAGCTGGAACTCCACCAAGTCATGGAAAAAACCCTGGGATTATCATGGCAAAAGCAGGTGGGTGTTCATGCCATGCTTTCCCCTCTGGAAGAAAGACAGACCCGGGATTATATCAACCGGCGCCTTGAGCTTGCCGGTGCAACACACAGAATTTTTATGCCCGACGCTGTCCGGGAAGTACACAGGTATACCAAGGGCATCCCCCGCCGCATCAACATCGCCTGCGACCAGGCTATGATCGCCGCTTACACAAAAGATATGCAAACCGTTGATGCTCAGATCTTCCAGGAAGCCGTGGGCATTCTGAAACTTCCCCAGGTGCCGGCGGTTGTCTCCCCGCCGGTGCCGGTTCCCCAAGCACAACCAACCGACCCAAAACCCCGGCGTCCGAAGAAGATCCTGGCCATCCTGGCTGCAGCCGTTCTTCTGATTGTTATAGCCTATAGCTTTTATCCCCGGATACTTTCCGTTCCGGATCAAATATCGCTTCCCCCAAACAAAACACCGGCATTACAAAAGGGCATGGTTATTGTCCCGACCACGCCCCCTCCCCAAGCCCCGCCCCTGGAACCTGGTCAAGCACCACAGGTGCCCGCTGAAAAAACCGCTGCTGAATACGACAGGACCCCTGATATGGATGAGTTCATCAAAGAGGTCTTCATTATGGACAAGGCCGATTCTATGGCCCGGGCCCTGGACCCGTTTCCCCGGCCCTCGACCCATAAAGCACCGGCTTCTGAAACACCTGCCGTGCCGCCGGCATCCCGCAACCAAGACCCTGAACCTGCATATGACCCCACCCAGGACCCATCCGCACAGCCAGACCCGGATGCTGCCATTGACTGGCTTATAAGAAAAAAATCCCGCTGATTCTCTTTCAACAGGGAGGGGGGACTACCGCATATTTATTGAGTATGAAGGATAAATAAAACCCATATATGAACTTGATATGAATATAGAAAATGGCATTATATCAAACCGGCATAAAGAAAAAGGTTTTGGTTTCATAACCCCAAAATCTGGTGGGAAGTCATTATTTTTCCACATCAATGACTACAGCCACCGACATAAACGGCCGAATCAAAACCTAAAAGTAACGTACTCCACCCCAAAAGGAAGTATCTGGTTAAATAATTTATTAAAAAATATAAATTTAATGAACCATTAAAAAGCTGACCAGACCGGCTTACTAGTTCAAATTTTTTATGTTACAGTCTGTTGTATCAAGTCTTCGGCTTCTTGACACAGGTCGTATTTCCCGGGTATTAGAAGTGTTTTTTTATTAACCCACCAACGGTTCAGGAAGTCTGGTAATGGCATATAAGATAGCAGTGAACGGATATGGAAGGATCGGACGTTGCGTAGTGCGTGCCCTTTACGAGTCCAGGGCATACAGAGAAAAGCTTTGCCTTGTGGCCATTAATGAAGCTTGGCATTCGGATACGGTGTTTCATTTAACCCGGTTTGATTCCACCCATGGACGATTTCCCGGGGATGTTAGGAAAACCAAACGGGGTATGGCCATTGAGAATGATGATATCTGTCTGCTTCAGGAAAAAAATATTGGGAACCTGCCCTGGAAGGACCTTAAGGTCGATGCAGTTTTGGACTGCACCGGTATTTTTAATGACAGGCAGGCCGCCAAACTGCATATCATGTCCGGTGCTGCAAAGGTTATTTATTCCCATCCCGGCAAAGATGAAATGGATGCTACCATTGTATACGGGGTGAATCACAATAGCTTGAAAGCAGGCCATGCTGTTATTTCCAATGCCTCTTGCACCTCTAACTGTCTGATTCCCATTTTAAGTGTCATTGACGCAGTACTTGGCATTGACTGCGGCTCCATCACCACCATTCATTCTGCCATGAACGACCAGCCTGTGATTGACGCATATAATACGGATCTGCGAAAAACACGGTCTGCCCTTCAGTCCATTATTCCGGTGACTACGTCCCTTGCAAAGGGGATCGGCAGAATTCTGCCCCATCTGGATAATAAATTTGAAACCCTGGCCATTCGGGTTCCCACCACCAATGTTTCCATCATGGATATTGCTCTTGCGGTGGGGGCGGATACAGATGCGGACCAGATTAATGATTTGCTCGCCCGGGCCGCAAAATCAGATTTAAAAGGAATCTTAGGGGTGAACGATGAACAGCTGGTGTCCTGTGATTTCAACCATGATCCCAGATCCGCCATTGTTGATTTACCCCAGACCCGGGTATCGGGATCACGGCTTGTAAAAATTCAGGCATGGTTTGATAATGAGTGGGGGTATTCCAACAGGATGCTTGACACCACAATTGCCGCCCTTGACAAATAAATAAAAAAGTGAAAGGAGTTTGGCCATGGCGTTGGATCCAATCAAACATGCGGATTGGGAAATTGCAGAAGAAGCAGAAAAAGAGATGCTCACCATTTATAAAATTGGTGAAAAACTTGGATTGACCAAAGAAGAACTGCTGCCCCAAGGGCATTACATTGGTAAAATTGATTTCATGAAAGTGCTTGACCGTCTTAAAGATAAGCCCAACGGCAAGTATATTGATGTCACCGCCATTACCCCCACCCCGCTTGGCGAAGGCAAATCCACCTCTGCCATAGGCCTGGTGCAGGGTCTTGGAAAACTCGGAAAAAGTGCTTCCGCTGCCATTCGCCAGCCCTCTGGCGGCCCGACCATGAATATCAAGGGATCTGCCGCCGGCGGCGGTTTGGCCCAATGCATTCCGTTGACCCCCTTTTCTTTGGGGTTTACCGGCGACATCAACGCCATCATGAACGCCCACAATCTGGCCATGGTTGCGCTGACCTCCCGGTTACAGCATGAAAGAAATTATACGGACGAGCAGCTTGAACGCCTTTCCGGCATGAAGAGAATCGATATTGATCCCACCAACATTGAAATGGGTTGGGTCATGGATTTTTGCTGCCAGGCCCTGCGTAACATCATCATCGGCATTGACGGCGTAAACGGCAAATTCGACGGTTTCATGATGAAATCCAAATTCGGCATTGCCGTGTCCTCAGAAGTTATGGCCATTTTGTCCCTGGCCACTGACCTTAAAGATCTGCGTGAAAGAATGGGTAAAATCGTTGTGGCATACACTAAAAAAGGCGCACCTGTTACCACCGAAGACTTAAAAGTTGCCGGTGCCATGACCGCCTGGATGGTTGATGCCATGAAACCCTCTTTGATGCAGACCCTGGAGGGTCAGCCTGTTATCGTTCATGCAGCGCCTTTCGCCAACATCGCCATTGGCCAGAGTTCCATCATTGCGGACAAAATCGGCTTGAAACTGGCTGACTACCATGTGACCGAATCAGGCTTTGGCGCCGGCATTGGGTTTGAAAAATTCTGGAACCTGAAATGCCGCTACTCCGGGCTGAAACCTGACTGTGCTGTCGTTGTTGCAACGATCCGTGCGTTGAAGTGCCATGGCGGCGCACCTGTGCCCGTTCCGGGTAAGCCCATGCCCGAAGCGTACGACACTGAAAACGTTGAATGGGTTGAAAAAGGATGCGCCAATCTCATCCATCACATCCGCAACGTGCGTAAAGCCGGTATATCTCCGGTTGTTTGCATCAATGCTTTCTATACTGATACTGACGCTGAAATCGCTAAAGTTCGTGAATTGGTCGAGGCTGAAGGTGAAAGAGTGGCGCTTTCCCGACACTGGGAAAAAGGCGGCGATGGGGCCATTGAATTTGCCAACGCCGTTGTGGACGCATGCGAGGAAAAAACAGAGTTCAAGTTTCTCTACATGCTGGATATGCCGCTTAAACAAAGAATCGAGCTCATTGCCAAAGAAGTTTACGGTGCCGGCGGTGTTGATTACTCTCCTGTTGCCGACAGGAAACTGGCTCTGCTTCAGGACGATCCGGACGTTTCTAAGATGGGAGTATGCATGGTGAAAACGCACCTGTCTTTGTCTGACAACTCTGCGCTTAAAGGTGTGCCCACAGATTGGAGATTGGCCATCCGTGAAGTCTTGATTTACAGGGGTGCAGGTTTTATCGTTCCTGTTGCCGGGGATATTTCACTGATGCCGGGTACCTGTTCCAACCCGGCTTTTAAACGCATTGATGTTGATGTTGAAACCGGTAAGGTTCAGGGTATATTTTAATAGTATAGGAAATTCCATTTCCTAATAGCTGACAGCTATCAGCTAACAGCCCGCCCGAAGGGCGTTAATTTAATTTTAAGACCATAGCAGGAGAAATGGTATGACCGCACAAATCATTAGCGGAAGCGAGATAAGAAAGGCTATTCTGGCTGAAATTAAGGCAGATGTTGAAAAGATGACGGCCAAGCATGGCAAAGTGCCTGGTCTGGCAACCATTCTTGTGGGCAAAGACCCGGGGTCTGTCAGCTATGTAACCTTGAAAGTAAAAACAGCTTTGTCGGTTGGATTTAATGAGATTCAGGATAATCAGCCCGAAGATATCTGCGAAGCGGATCTGTTGGCTTTAATCGAAAAATACAATAATGATCCCGACATCCACGGCATTCTGGTTCAATTGCCGCTGCCTAAGCATATTGATGAAAAAAAAGTGATTAATGCCATCAATCCGGACAAGGATGTGGATGCATTCCACCCTGTTAATGTTGGCCGTTTGATGATCAACTGTGAGGAAGCCAGGTTTCTGCCCTGCACCCCGGCTGGTATCCAGGAGATGATCGTCCGTTCCGGCACCCAAACCAGCGGGGCAGAGGTTGTTGTGGTAGGGCGTTCTAATATCGTCGGCAAACCCATTGCCATAATGATGGCCCAAAAAGGTGTTTGTGGCAACGCGACAGTAACCATCGTTCATACAAGGACCAAAGATCTTGCCGCCCATTGCAAACGTGCTGATATTCTTATTGTTGCAGCCGGTGTACCCGGTCTTGTTAAACCCGAGTGGATTAAACCGGGTGCCACTGTTATTGACGTCGGCGTTAATCGCGTAGGTATGAACAAAGCTACCGGAAAAGCCATTCTCAAAGGTGACGTTGATTTTGATGCAGCCAAGGAAATTGCAGGGAAAATCACCCCTGTTCCCGGGGGCGTCGGACCCATGACCATTGCCATGCTCATGAAAAATACCCTGAGAGCCGCCCAGTATGACCTGGGAGATTTATAAAAATTTTGTGACACAAAGGAGGAAAAATGGCCCAAGGAGATGGATTTGTAATGAATGAGGCGCAAACTGATGGATCAGCCCCTAAAAGCGCACTGCCCAAGATAGACTTTTCAAGTTTTATTTTGTCTTTGTATTCATCCGGTCTTGTACAACTCGGAACCGTGGAGGATCCTTCCACCGGGAAAAAAATAAAGGACCTGGAAATGGCAAAGCACACCATTGAGATGATTGCAATGCTCCAAGAGAAAACTTCAGGCAATCTGACCGGGGATGAAGAAAACCTGCTTAAAGCCCTGCTCAGTGAGTTGCGCATGGCCTATGTGGAGGCGAAGGCCTGATGCCGGTACGGCGTTCTCCTGCTAAAATTAATTTATTTCTTTATGTCACGGGCAGGCGGGCTGATGGTTACCACGAGCTGTTTTCCCTCATGGCCCCGTTGACACTTGCCGACCGTCTGGAGGTTGTCCGGTCAGGCAACGGCATCAGAGCTGTGTGCAGCCATCCGGATGTGCCTGAAGATGATACGAATCTAGCATGCAGGGCCGCAGCCCTTTTCAGATCTGCAATGATTGATAAAAAGGGAGATCCTGCCTTTGACCATTTGACCATTCATATTGAAAAAAAAATTCCTGTATGCGGTGGACTCGGCGGGGGCAGTTCCAATGCCGCCTGTGTGCTGCTGGCCTTGAATGAACTCAGCGAAACGCCGTTTTCCACGGATGAACTGATGCGTTTAGGCCTGACCCTGGGTGCAGATGTCCCTTTTTTTATTTTTGGGGCGCCTGCGTTTGCCTCCGGCGTAGGTGAAAAACTTGTTCTCTGCAGGCAGATGCCGCATTTGTCTGTGATTATTGTCAATCCGGGTGTGTCTGCTTCAACAGTAGATGTTTTTAGAAAATTAGAATTTGGATTGACATTTACCCCTTCATATATTATAAGTCCGAGTTCGAATGCACTGCCATTCGGAAAAAAGCTTGATGGCAGGGAAATTTTGCATAATGATCTTGAAGGACCGGCATGCAGTTTATACCCTGAGATCGGTACTGCAAAAAAAGAGATGGCGTTGTTGCTGGGAAGAAATGTGTATATGTCTGGAAGCGGCTCGTCTCTTTTTGCTCTTTACTCGGACCACGATATGGCCGGAAGAGATTATGAACAGCTTTTGCAGGCTCGGTCGGAAAATATGAAATTTGTTTTTTTTTCCCGGATCGGGCTTTGGGATGGCTGATATAAAAAAAAGTTTTGGGGCGTCGTCAAGTGGTAAGACACAGGGTTTTGATCCCTGCATTCAGAGGTTCGAGTCCTCTCGCCCCAGCCAAAATTTTAAAGGGCCAGAAATGGTTAGAAAACAAAGAGGTTTATTATGAACGGCCTGTCAATTTTTGCCGGAAACTCCAATGCCCCTCTTGCAGAAAGAATATCGGAATATTTGGCCAAACCTCTGGGGCGACTAAAAGTCAACCGTTTCAGTGATGGGGAAACCCAGGTCGAGATTCATGAAAATGTACGTCGGCGGGAAGTTTATGTTATTCAATCCACGTGCAAGCCTGTGAATGATAATTTGGTGGAACTTCTGCTGCTTGTCGATGCATTCCGGCGCTCCTCTGCTGCCCGGGTAACTGCGGTGATTCCCTATTTCGGCTATTCCCGCCAGGATAAAAAGGTTGCTCCCCGGGTGCCCATCAGTGCCAAGGTGGTTGCAGAGCTGCTTGAAAGAACCGGTGTCGACAGGGTCATTACCATGGACTTGCATGCCGGACAGATCCAGGGTTTTTTCAATGTGCCCGTGGATAATCTTTATGCCGCCCCCATTATTATTGAAGATATAAAAATTCGATTCAGTGATGATATTATTGTGGTTTCTCCGGATGCCGGCGGGGTGGAGCGTGCCAGGGCTTATGCCAAGCGGTTGGATGCCGGCCTTGCCATCGTGGATAAACGCCGCAGCGCACCTAATCAGGCCAAGGCCATGGCCATCATCGGAGATGTGAAGGACAAAATCGCCCTGGTTATTGACGACATGGTGGACACTGCGGGGACTTTGACCGAAGCTGCCGGCGTTATCAGGGAAAACGGTGCCAAGGAAGTGCATGCCTATTGTACGCATCCTGTATTGTCAGGTCCGGCCATTGACAGAATAACACAATCATCTTTGAGCTCCCTTGTTGCAACGGATACCGTCCCCTTGTCGGAAGAGGCCCGTTCCTGTGGCAAGATAAAGACGCTTTCCATTGCAAAACTTGTCGGAGAGGCCATTATGCGCAGCTACAGGGGAGATTCTGTAAATTCTTTATTTGTATAAAAAGATATATTTGATCAACCTCCCTTTTTATGTGAAAGGGCAGGTACGAAAGGTTTAAACATGGAACTTATAGAATTAAGTGTCGCAAAAAGAGAGGCTACCGGCAAGGGTGCTGCCAGAAGATTACGGGCAGACAACGCTATCCCGGGCATTGTATATGGCGCAAAAAAAGAGCCTGTAAAATTATCGATTGATGTTACCGCCTTTGATAAGATAATCCGTGAAAACGGTACCACAGGTCTTTTTTTCGATCTGGACATTGAAGGAGAGGGCGGCAAAAGTGTCATGCTCAAGGATCTTCAGATGGATCCTTTTGGCCTGCGCTACCAGCATATTGATTTTCATGAAATTGATATGGATGAGAAAGTGTCCGTTGTCGTTCCGGTTGAAACCGAAGGTGTCAGCGCCGGCGTCAAAGAAGGCGGAATGCTCCAGATTATCCGTCGTGATCTCGAGGTTATTTGCAAACCTAAGGACACTCCTGACAGTGTTAAACTCGATATTTCAGAACTGGAGATCGGGGATGGCATTCATGTGGCAGATATTGACCTGGGTTCCGAAATTGAGATTCCTTTTGATACCAATTTTACCGTAGTCACCATTGTTCCGCCTGAGACTGCCTCAGATGAAGAGGAACTTGAAGAAGAAGCTGAAATTGGTGAAGTTGCTGAAGACGCTGAAGCTGAAACTGAAGCTGCTGCGGAATAAATACAACGTTTGTTTTACGTTGCGGTTTTATTCTTTTTTAATTCTAAGCTGCTTTTTAATTTCAGATTGTTTTTTTAAGTCATGGCTGGCTCAAAACGATTATTAGCGGGTCTGGGAAATCCTGGAGAACAGTATTCCCGGACCCGTCATAATATTGGCTTTGATGTAGTTGATGCTTTGGCGGATCGGGCAGGTTGCCGTGTGAACAAAGAAAAGTTTAACGCCGCCTACACCGGTGCGCGTATGGGGCTCCAGGAGATCCTTCTGGTCAAGCCCCTTTCGTATATGAACAGAAGCGGTATTCCCATCCAGAAGCTGGCAGCCTATTTCAAAATCAATATAGAAGATATCATTGTGGTTCATGATGACATGGACCTTGCCTTTGGAAAGATAAAGATTGTGCAGGGTAGGGGACATGGCGGCCATAACGGCATCCGTTCAATTATTGATGCCTTTGGCCAAAAGGCATGTGTCCGGGTTCGGGTGGGTATTGGCCGGCCCGTAAGTGACAGGTCTGTGACCGGACATGTCCTGGGTAAATATACCCCGGATGAGCAAGCTTACCTTGATCAGGTTATAGATGATGCTTGTGACGCCTGCCTTTGTATCCTCGAAAAAGGTGTGGTCAAGGCCATGAACCTCGTTAATTCCTCCCGATAACAAATTTTTTTCTGTTTTTTTGTTGCATCAATAGTCATACAATACAACTATATCTTTCCCATAAATGCGACTTGAATACGGGTGAAAACTCCTTCGTTTTATTTGTTGATCCCAAAAGTTTCATGCGCTCATAAGAGCCTGTTTAAAAAATTAATAAGTTGACAATATTGTTTATATATGGTTTTCTGCTTGAGAATGGATAACGTGTATCTTTAAAATAATAAGGTAGGCAAAAATGGCAAAACAATCTGGGGCAACTAAGGCTAAAGAAACTAGCAAGTCAACCAAAACAGCGTTTTCAAAGGGCGACATGGCGGTTTATCCTGCACACGGTGTCGGGTGTATTGAATCCATCGAAAGCCAGGAGATAAATGGGGATACCATGAATTTCTACATGATGAAAATTGTGGAAAACGGTATGACAATCATGATCCCTACATCCAATGTTGAATCCGTGGGTTTGCGGGAAGTCATTCCTGAGACTGAGGTGCCCCAGGTTTACGAGGTTATGCAGAAAAAAGCCCAGGCCAGTGACAACCAGACCTGGAACCGTCGTTACAGAGAGTACATGGACAAGATTAAAACCGGTTCCATCTACGATGTGGCTGAGGTATTCAGGGATCTTTTCCAGCTTAAGCTTGAAAAAGACCTTAGTTTCGGCGAAAGAAAACTTCTTGATACTGCCCAGAATCTTCTGGTCCAGGAACTTTCCATGGCCAAAGATGTTGATGAAGCCCACATGATAAAAGAGATTGAAAACCTTTTCAACTAACCACCTTAGTTCTTATAAAATAAACAATCCGGCAGCTAATAACCTCTGCCGGTTTTGTGTTTTTTATGCACATAAAGATAGAAATTTTACCGGATCAGGCTGGCGTTAGACTTGACCAGGCTGTTGCTGATTCCCAATCCCGGATATCCCGTTCCAGGATTGCAAGTCTGATCTCCCAGGGCTTGATTCTGGTGAACCAAGGGCGTAAACGCCCCGGTTATAAGGTTAAGCCCAAAGATTTCATTGAAGGAGATGTCCCCTCACCAGACCAACAGGACAGAAAATCCCTTAGCCCGGAATCAATCCCTTTGAATATCCTTTACGAGGATGACTATATTCTTATG comes from uncultured Desulfobacter sp. and encodes:
- a CDS encoding CarD family transcriptional regulator → MAKQSGATKAKETSKSTKTAFSKGDMAVYPAHGVGCIESIESQEINGDTMNFYMMKIVENGMTIMIPTSNVESVGLREVIPETEVPQVYEVMQKKAQASDNQTWNRRYREYMDKIKTGSIYDVAEVFRDLFQLKLEKDLSFGERKLLDTAQNLLVQELSMAKDVDEAHMIKEIENLFN
- a CDS encoding AAA family ATPase; protein product: MYCSHFNLKKKPFQLSADNSFLWLGNTHARALDLLKTGIDEAQRLMVLSGDIGTGKTTLIHELCHCLPQTTAVAHITDPSIERHYLFLSIAQGLGFDGLYGEGEKFAPVLWAFLKRQSQAQKKCLIIIDEAHLIPEQFLALLSSWAKFAPENTLTLILAGQLELHQVMEKTLGLSWQKQVGVHAMLSPLEERQTRDYINRRLELAGATHRIFMPDAVREVHRYTKGIPRRINIACDQAMIAAYTKDMQTVDAQIFQEAVGILKLPQVPAVVSPPVPVPQAQPTDPKPRRPKKILAILAAAVLLIVIAYSFYPRILSVPDQISLPPNKTPALQKGMVIVPTTPPPQAPPLEPGQAPQVPAEKTAAEYDRTPDMDEFIKEVFIMDKADSMARALDPFPRPSTHKAPASETPAVPPASRNQDPEPAYDPTQDPSAQPDPDAAIDWLIRKKSR
- a CDS encoding TAXI family TRAP transporter solute-binding subunit — encoded protein: MPVQFMGDIMIRKLILVLSILIWITMCSTASAVDLGIITGGKKGTYFQFGLNLMKLGKKYGYNIHVYNSRGSVENVYAVYKRPKTQMGIVQSDVLAFVLKVKSNEVLKRIAKKTKMVFPLYNEEIHLLGKTEVVSFDDLENRRVAVGKEGSGTYLTAKLLFEISGIKPAQTLAVGTEKALFMLKSGNIDAMFYVAGFPVALFSEHVTAGDGLHIVPIGNKSITEFYPIAQIPAGTYPWQSQAISTVAVKAVLVSFNFRGNNCDYVGEFANIVYDNLDWLQQNGHPKWQSVDLDYPLKGWEQYDCVKKYRTSGDSGETNQPMQNNPLLNAIKEIL
- a CDS encoding ribose-phosphate pyrophosphokinase, whose amino-acid sequence is MNGLSIFAGNSNAPLAERISEYLAKPLGRLKVNRFSDGETQVEIHENVRRREVYVIQSTCKPVNDNLVELLLLVDAFRRSSAARVTAVIPYFGYSRQDKKVAPRVPISAKVVAELLERTGVDRVITMDLHAGQIQGFFNVPVDNLYAAPIIIEDIKIRFSDDIIVVSPDAGGVERARAYAKRLDAGLAIVDKRRSAPNQAKAMAIIGDVKDKIALVIDDMVDTAGTLTEAAGVIRENGAKEVHAYCTHPVLSGPAIDRITQSSLSSLVATDTVPLSEEARSCGKIKTLSIAKLVGEAIMRSYRGDSVNSLFV
- a CDS encoding DUF1844 domain-containing protein encodes the protein MAQGDGFVMNEAQTDGSAPKSALPKIDFSSFILSLYSSGLVQLGTVEDPSTGKKIKDLEMAKHTIEMIAMLQEKTSGNLTGDEENLLKALLSELRMAYVEAKA
- a CDS encoding glyceraldehyde 3-phosphate dehydrogenase NAD-binding domain-containing protein; this encodes MAYKIAVNGYGRIGRCVVRALYESRAYREKLCLVAINEAWHSDTVFHLTRFDSTHGRFPGDVRKTKRGMAIENDDICLLQEKNIGNLPWKDLKVDAVLDCTGIFNDRQAAKLHIMSGAAKVIYSHPGKDEMDATIVYGVNHNSLKAGHAVISNASCTSNCLIPILSVIDAVLGIDCGSITTIHSAMNDQPVIDAYNTDLRKTRSALQSIIPVTTSLAKGIGRILPHLDNKFETLAIRVPTTNVSIMDIALAVGADTDADQINDLLARAAKSDLKGILGVNDEQLVSCDFNHDPRSAIVDLPQTRVSGSRLVKIQAWFDNEWGYSNRMLDTTIAALDK
- the pth gene encoding aminoacyl-tRNA hydrolase, giving the protein MAGSKRLLAGLGNPGEQYSRTRHNIGFDVVDALADRAGCRVNKEKFNAAYTGARMGLQEILLVKPLSYMNRSGIPIQKLAAYFKINIEDIIVVHDDMDLAFGKIKIVQGRGHGGHNGIRSIIDAFGQKACVRVRVGIGRPVSDRSVTGHVLGKYTPDEQAYLDQVIDDACDACLCILEKGVVKAMNLVNSSR
- the folD gene encoding bifunctional methylenetetrahydrofolate dehydrogenase/methenyltetrahydrofolate cyclohydrolase FolD, encoding MTAQIISGSEIRKAILAEIKADVEKMTAKHGKVPGLATILVGKDPGSVSYVTLKVKTALSVGFNEIQDNQPEDICEADLLALIEKYNNDPDIHGILVQLPLPKHIDEKKVINAINPDKDVDAFHPVNVGRLMINCEEARFLPCTPAGIQEMIVRSGTQTSGAEVVVVGRSNIVGKPIAIMMAQKGVCGNATVTIVHTRTKDLAAHCKRADILIVAAGVPGLVKPEWIKPGATVIDVGVNRVGMNKATGKAILKGDVDFDAAKEIAGKITPVPGGVGPMTIAMLMKNTLRAAQYDLGDL
- a CDS encoding 50S ribosomal protein L25/general stress protein Ctc, whose protein sequence is MELIELSVAKREATGKGAARRLRADNAIPGIVYGAKKEPVKLSIDVTAFDKIIRENGTTGLFFDLDIEGEGGKSVMLKDLQMDPFGLRYQHIDFHEIDMDEKVSVVVPVETEGVSAGVKEGGMLQIIRRDLEVICKPKDTPDSVKLDISELEIGDGIHVADIDLGSEIEIPFDTNFTVVTIVPPETASDEEELEEEAEIGEVAEDAEAETEAAAE
- the ispE gene encoding 4-(cytidine 5'-diphospho)-2-C-methyl-D-erythritol kinase, which translates into the protein MPVRRSPAKINLFLYVTGRRADGYHELFSLMAPLTLADRLEVVRSGNGIRAVCSHPDVPEDDTNLACRAAALFRSAMIDKKGDPAFDHLTIHIEKKIPVCGGLGGGSSNAACVLLALNELSETPFSTDELMRLGLTLGADVPFFIFGAPAFASGVGEKLVLCRQMPHLSVIIVNPGVSASTVDVFRKLEFGLTFTPSYIISPSSNALPFGKKLDGREILHNDLEGPACSLYPEIGTAKKEMALLLGRNVYMSGSGSSLFALYSDHDMAGRDYEQLLQARSENMKFVFFSRIGLWDG
- a CDS encoding formate--tetrahydrofolate ligase; translated protein: MALDPIKHADWEIAEEAEKEMLTIYKIGEKLGLTKEELLPQGHYIGKIDFMKVLDRLKDKPNGKYIDVTAITPTPLGEGKSTSAIGLVQGLGKLGKSASAAIRQPSGGPTMNIKGSAAGGGLAQCIPLTPFSLGFTGDINAIMNAHNLAMVALTSRLQHERNYTDEQLERLSGMKRIDIDPTNIEMGWVMDFCCQALRNIIIGIDGVNGKFDGFMMKSKFGIAVSSEVMAILSLATDLKDLRERMGKIVVAYTKKGAPVTTEDLKVAGAMTAWMVDAMKPSLMQTLEGQPVIVHAAPFANIAIGQSSIIADKIGLKLADYHVTESGFGAGIGFEKFWNLKCRYSGLKPDCAVVVATIRALKCHGGAPVPVPGKPMPEAYDTENVEWVEKGCANLIHHIRNVRKAGISPVVCINAFYTDTDAEIAKVRELVEAEGERVALSRHWEKGGDGAIEFANAVVDACEEKTEFKFLYMLDMPLKQRIELIAKEVYGAGGVDYSPVADRKLALLQDDPDVSKMGVCMVKTHLSLSDNSALKGVPTDWRLAIREVLIYRGAGFIVPVAGDISLMPGTCSNPAFKRIDVDVETGKVQGIF